DNA sequence from the Clostridia bacterium genome:
GAAGTCAAGTGTGAGGTTGTGAAGAGGCTAACCGAGGCTGGCCACGAGGTACGTGATTTCGGCGCGTACTCCACTGAGAGTGTGGATTACCCGGATATTGCAGTTGCGGCGGCTAGGGTGGTCGCCAGTGGCGAGGCAGACCGCGGAATCCTCGTGTGTGGGACGGGCATCGGGATGTCGATCGCGGCGAACAAGGTGCGAGGCGTGAGGGCGGCCCTGTGTCATGATGACTTCACTGCCAGGATGGCGCGTGAGCACAATGACGCAAACATACTTGCAGTGGGTTCCCGCACTACGGCGTCGTATGCTATACTTCGCATGGTCGACGCGTTCCTCGAGACCGAGTTCGCGGGGGGGCGGCACGCCGATAGGGTGAGGAAGATCACAGAGGCGGAACAAGGCCATTGGGGGTGCTAACGATGGGACAAGTTCACGTAATAGATCATCCATTGATTCAGCACAAGATAACGCTTATCCGGGACAAGAGCACTGGACCCAAGGACTTCAGGGATTTGGTTTCGGAGGTCGCCATGCTCATGGCGTACGAGGTGAC
Encoded proteins:
- the rpiB gene encoding ribose 5-phosphate isomerase B, whose product is MRIAVGSDHAGYEVKCEVVKRLTEAGHEVRDFGAYSTESVDYPDIAVAAARVVASGEADRGILVCGTGIGMSIAANKVRGVRAALCHDDFTARMAREHNDANILAVGSRTTASYAILRMVDAFLETEFAGGRHADRVRKITEAEQGHWGC